One Thermorudis peleae genomic window, GGCCATCTGGCGCAATCACAAACGTCTCGGGAACTCCGGAAACGCCATATTCAATCGCCACGTGGCCCGTGCTGTCAAGCGCGTTGGGATAGGCAAGGCCAAACTTGGCGATGAAGTCGCGGGCATCCGCCTCCGACTGTTCCCACAGGTCGATGCCCAGCAGGACAACGTTGCTGTTGGCGTGCCGCTGTGCGAATGCTTGCAGGACGGAAGCCTCGTCCTGGCATGGTGGGCACCAGGACCCCCAGAAGTTCAGGACCACCACTTTCCCACGGTACGAAGCGAGGGAGACGGGTTGACCATCAAATCCCGTCAACTGGAAGTCACCGGCAGTCCGCCCTTGAAAGCGATAGAGTTTGCCACCGGTGTTGATTTTGCCCCCTACGCCCAATTCTGATGAGGCCCGAGGAGATGCAATCGCGTAGGTGACAACACCAAGGAGCCCAACGACGACAAGCGCGACAACGAGCGCGGGCAAGCGACTTCGCAGTGGATGCGTTGTGGCCATCTTCACCGATGACCTTTCGCTCAGCGCCTGCACCCAGGTCGTGCAGGTCTTCACAAAGCAAGTATGTCCCAGCCGAGCGAGGATTGCTAGCGTCAGGATGAGGCGGCAAGGTCGTTGGCGTAGCCGATGTCGGCGCCGAGTGAGGCAAGCTTGCCAACCAGATCTTCGTAGCCGCGACGCAAGTGATAGGCATCGTGAATCCAAGTTTCGCCGTCAGCGACGAGTCCAGCCAGGACGAGGCAGGCACCGCTGCGAATATCGAGGGCTCGCACCGGTGCACCATGGAGCGGCGTCGGGCCTTCGATGAGGGCTTCTTGTTTATCAAGCACCTGAATCCGTGCACCCATCTTGGCCAACTCGGCGGCATAGCGTAAGCGATCGTTGAAGATCCGCTCGACGATTCGACTCCGCCCATGTGCCTGCGTCAGCAACGCGGCGAAGGCGGCTTGCAGGTCCGTTGGGAAGCCCGGGAACGGCAGGGCCTGGATTTCCGTTGCCCGCAGGTGTCCCGTCCCACGAACCAGCATGGACGATTCAGCCCACCATACTTCTGCACCGGTTTCCCGGAGTTTGTAGGTCAACGGCGCCATATCGTCTTCGACGACGTGATCAATAATCACCTCGCCATCGGTCATCGCGGCGGCAATGGCAATCGTGCCGGCTTCGAGACGATCAGGGAGGATCGACGCACGATAGCCGCGCAACCGGTCAACCCCCTGCACAACGAGCTTCGGCGTACCAATGCCATGGATGCGGGCACCCATATCGCGCAGGATGTTGCCAAGGTTCACAATTTCTGGCTCAGCTGCGGCGTTGAGGATGGTCGTCGTCCCCTGCGCGAGCGTGGCTGCCATCAGGACGTTGTAGGTGCCGGTATTGCTTGGGTAGTCCATGTAGATTTCACTGCCGCGCAGGCGCCCAGCCCGCATTTCGTAGGCGCCATCGACGAGCTCAATCGTCGCGCCGAGCTTGGCAAAACCGCGGAGATCGACATCGACCGGCCGGGAACCGAGCTGGCACCCTCCGGGTGGAATCGAACGCGCGCAGCCAAAACGAGCGAGGAGCGGGCCAGTCACTAAGAATGAAGCCCGCATGCGCGCCACGAGCTCTGGCGGCGCTTCAAACGCGTGAATCGTAGCAGCGCAGATCCGCACACGATGCTGCTCAGGGTCGAGGTCAACCGTTGCACCGAGCTGGCGGAGGAGTTCGACCATGACCAGCACGTCTTCGATGATGGGCACGTTTTCTAACGTGCACTCTTCCTCCGTCAGCAACGCTGCTGCCATTGCCGGCAACGCTGCGTTCTTCGCACCCCCAATGGCAACACGCCCATGCAACCGCGTCCGACCACGTACGACGATGCAATCACGCGCTGCTGCAACTACTGCCACGACTTCCGCCTCCGCTGCCGCGTCCATTCATCAGATCGATCGAAAGAAGCGAGCGCCGGTGGCTATTCACCGGCGCCCGGGAACTCCTCCTGTCGCAGGGAAGCACTCCGCCCCCGACGCTTGCGTGCCACTTCTAAGCGCACGACTGCCCGGCGAAATGCCGCTTCTGCCCGCGCACGGTCAATCTCGGTCGTGCGCTCGCGAAGCCGAGCCAACGCACGCTGCCGGGCTTCTTCAGCGCGTGCCTCGTCGATCTCTTCGGCTCGCTCCGCCGTATCGGCGAGAACGCGCACAACGTTGTTGGCCACTTCCAGGAAGCCCCCGAAGATCGCCAGCGACTGCTCTGCGCCGCCTTTCTTGATCCGCATCTCCCCCATCGAGAGCAGGGAGATCAGGGGCGCATGCCGCGGCAGAATCCCGAGCATCCCTTCAGCGCCAGGGGCAACGACCATATCGACGTCGTCGGCTTCGTAGACGAGGCGCTCGGCAGTAATGACCTCGACGCGTAGTTTCGCCATGGCTCGCTCATCTCCTACCGGCTAGCTTTGACGAGCCATCTCTTCGGCGCGTTCCACCGCCTCGTCGATCGTCCCGACCATGTAGAAGGCCTGCTCGGGCAGTGAATCGTGCTTGCCCTCGAGAATCTCCTTGAACCCGCGGACAGTCTCATGGCGCGGGACATAGCGGCCGGGACGGCCAGTAAAGGCTTCAGCGACGAACATCGGCTGCGAGAGGAAGCGCTGAATCTTGCGTGCTCGCGCGACGATCAGCTTGTCTTCCTCGCTCAACTCTTCAACACCGAGGATGGCGATAATGTCCTGCAGGTCGCGATAGCGCTGGAGCACGCGCTGCACTTCGCGGGCCACTTCATAGTGCTCCTGGCCGACCACCCGCGGGTCAAGGATGCGCGACGTCGACGCCAGCGGGTCGACAGCCGGGTAGAGGCCCTGCTCAGCAATTGAGCGCTCAAGCGCGATCGTCGCATCGAGGTGCGCGAACGTCGTCGCTGGCGCGGGATCAGTGTAGTCGTCTGCAGGCACGTAGATCGCCTGCACCGATGTAATTGAGCCACGCTTGGTTGAAGTAATCCGCTCCTGGAGCTGGCCCATGTCCGTACCGAGGGTCGGCTGATACCCCACAGCGCTCGGCATGCGGCCAAGGAGCGCCGACACTTCCGAACCAGCCTGGACAAAGCGGAAGATGTTATCGATGAAGAGCAGCACATCGCGGCCTTCATCGCGGAAGTATTCCGCCATGGTCAAGCCAGTGAGGCCGACACGCAGTCGCGCGCCAGGTGGCTCGTTCATCTGCCCGAAGACAAGCACCGTCTTGTCGACGACGCCCGACTCGTGCATCTCGCCCCAGAGCTGCGTGCCTTCACGTGTCCGCTCACCGACGCCACAGAAGACCGAGTACCCACCGTGCTCAGCGGCAATGTTGCGGATCAGCTCCATGATGATAACCGTCTTGCCAACGCCAGCGCCGCCGAAGACCCCCGTCTTCCCACCCTTGGTGAACGGAGCGATGAGGTCGATCACTTTCAGGCCAGTCTCAAAGACCTCGACCTCCGTTGACTGCTCCTCAAATGACGGGGCAGGGCGATGGATCGGATAGCGCTCAGCGTCTGGTGGAATCGGCCCTTGTTCGTCGATCGGCTCGCCGACGACGTTGAAGATTCGTCCAAGCGTCACCGGGCCAACGGGCACCATAATCGGGCCGCCCGTGTCACGGACTGGCATACCCCGACGTAACCCGTCGGTCGTCGACATTGCCACTGCACGCACCCAGTCGTTCCCAAGGTGCTGCTGGACTTCCAGAACGAGTGGTTCTTGTCCTTCGCGCTCAACAACGAGCGCGTTATAAATCTCTGGCAGATGCCCCGGCGGGAATTCGACGTCGACTACGACGCCTTGAATCTGCACGATGCGGCCTGTTGCAACTGCGGTCGTCATTGGCGTTCCGCCTCCTCCAATACTCCCTTAGGATCCAAGGCTGCCAAGGGCATTCGCACCCGCGGCAATTTCAGTCACTTCGCGAGTGATCTGCGCTTGGCGTGCCTTGTTGTACGTCAGGGTCAACTCTTGCACGAGCTCGAGCGCGTTCTCGGTCGCGTTGCGCATCGCAACCATTCGCGCGCTATGTTCACTCGCAACCGCTTCAAGCAACGCGCGGTAGAGCTGGACTTCGATGAAGCGCGGCAAGAGCGCTTCCAGAACCGCTTGCGGGTTCGGCTCAAAGATGTAATCCGTGATCTCATGCGCCTCGGCTGGCGGCTCAATCGGCAAGAGCTGCATCACTCGCGGCTCTTGCCGCAGTGTATTAATGAAGTGCGTGTAGACGACGAAGACGGCATCGACCTTGCCCTCAATGAAGTCCTGGGTCGCGATCTCCGCGATCGGCCGAATGCCTTCGATCGATGGCCGATCGCCGACTTTGGTGAACTCGGCGATCATCGGCCAGCCGTAGCGAACCAGCCAGTCGCGCCCTTTGCGCCCAACAGCCACGATCTCAAAATCTTCCAGCCGCTCCGGACGCTCATGCGTCATAAATTCGACCGCGCGGCGAATGACGTTCGTGTTGAGCGCCCCGGCGAGACCGCGATCGGACGTGATCATGATGACCTGGACACGCCGGATCGGCCGGCGGCTCAACAAGGGGAACGAGCGCAACAGATCCGCACGGTCAGCAATCGCTGCCAAGTCGGCCAGCATCAACCGGATGCGGTCAGCATAGGGGCGGGCAGCCAACACAGCTTGCTGGGCCCGCCGCATCTTGGAAGCCGACACCATCTCCATGGCGCGCGTAATTTGCGCCGTATTGCGAATACTCCGAATGCGGCGGCGTATTTCTCGTGGCGTAATCGCCTGGGCCATGCTAATCCCTCCCTGACCCGGGCACTTACACGGTCACGCGCGCCTGCGGCGGCGTCCAGATTGCCTGCTTGAACTCTTTCGTCACCGTGTGTAGCTGCTGGATCAAGTCGTCCTTCAGCTCGCGTTCAGTCGCGATCCGCCGCAGAATCTCCGGATGACTCGTGCGCATGTATTCGAGATATTGCCGCTCAAATTCCTGGCAGTGCTCAACCAGGATGTCATCGAGGTAGCCATTGGTCGCCACCCAGATGATCACGACCTGCTCCTCGACCGGAACCGGCTGATACTGCGGCTGCTTCAGGATTTCCGTCAAGCGGAGGCCGCGGTCAATCTGGCGCTTGGTGGCTGGGTCGAGATCAGAACCGAACTGCGCGAAGGCTGCCAGCGAGCGGAACTGCGCTAACTCGAGGCGCAGACGACCAGCAACCTGCCGCATGGCTCGGATTTGCGCATCACCACCGACGCGCGAGACCGAGAGGCCAACGTTAATCGCTGGGCGAATACCGGCGTAGAAGAGGTCAGGCTCGAGGTAGATCTGCCCGTCAGTAATGGAGATCACGTTAGTCGGAATGTACGCCGAGACGTCATTTGCCTGCGTCTCAACGATCGGCAGCGCCGTCAGCGTTCCACCGCCGAGGTCATCGCGCAGCCGGGCTGCCCGCTCGAGCAAGCGCGAGTGCAGGTAGAAAATGTCGCCCGGGTAGGCTTCACGCCCCGGCGGACGCCGCATCAGCAGCGAGACTTGGCGATAGGCCCAGGCATGCTTGCTCAAGTCGTCATAGACAATCAGCGCGTGCCCGCCGCTCTCCATAATCTCTTCGCCCATCGCACAGCCAGCGTAGGGCGCAATGTACTGAAGCGGGGCGGGATCAGACGCAGTCGCGGCAACGACGATCGTGTGCTCCATGGCACCGTAGCGTTCAAGCGTTGCGACTGTCTGGGCAACCTGTGCGCGCTTCTGGCCAATGGCAACGTAGATGCAGATCACGCCCTGGCCCTTTTGATTAATGATGGTGTCAATCGCGATTGCGGTCTTGCCCGTCTGACGGTCGCCAATGATCAACTCGCGCTGCCCACGACCGATCGGGATCATGCTGTCAATCGCCTTAATTCCGGTCTGCAGCGCCGTATTGACGTTCTGGCGCTTAACGACGCCAGGAGCAATGCGCTCGATAGGCCGGTATTTGTCGGTCTGAATTGGGCCCTTGCCATCAATTGGCTCACCGAGCGCATTCACCACGCGCCCAACCAACGCCGGGCCAACCGGAACCGAGGCGATCCGACCGGTCGTCCGGACCTCGTCGCCTTCTTCAATGCCGGTGTAGTCGCCAAGGATGATGACACCAACCGAGTCTTCTTGCAGGTTGAAGGCAATACCGATTACACCCGTTCGGGTGAATTCGACCAGCTCGCTAGCCATCACATCGCGCAGGCCATGCACAGTGGCGATACCGTCGCCAACTTGCACCACATGGCCAACGCTTGAGACGACCATTTGGGAGCCGTATTGCTCAATTTGCTGTTTGAGAATTTCGGTGATCTCCGTTGCACGGACTGACATAGGCCCTCCTTACTCTTGGATGTTAGGGCTGCTCTGCAGCGTTCGCCGAGCGACCATCAGCAGCGATGCGTATCCCGCCAGCTGTCACGAGTTGGCGATGGAGTTGCTGGAGTTGTGTCCGAATGCTCGCGTCAATCACTTGATCGTCAACCTGAATGACGACGCCACCGAGAATCGCTGGATCGACCTGCCACGTGATCTGAAGCCGATGACCAAGCAAGGCTTCCAGCTGTTCTTGCACCTGCGCTTGCTCATTGGGCCCGAGCTCGACCGCAGTGGTGATGGTCGCCTGGACAATGCCCTGATCAGCTAAGGCCAGATCGGTAAATGCCGTGATGACATCGTCAAGCTGGTGCAACCGTCCGCGCTCGAGCAACAGTACGAGGAGATTCCGAACGTACCGCTGCTCCTGCGCTGGGAAAAGCCGGTCGAGAACCTGCACTTTGGCATCAAGTGGAATCGCAGGACTCTCGAAAAACTCGCGGGTTTGGGCATCAGCAAGCGCTTCACGAAACGCTTCGAGCGCTCGCTGCCATTCAGCGACAGCACGATGCTCCTTCGCAACTGCGAAGGCAGCCTGCGCGTACCGCCGGGCAATTCCTGCAACTGGCATAGACCGCCCCGTCCCCTATCGCCGTACGCGCCCGTTCGCGACTTCGGCAAGCGTCTCTTCGATCAACGCAAG contains:
- a CDS encoding TlpA family protein disulfide reductase, which codes for MATTHPLRSRLPALVVALVVVGLLGVVTYAIASPRASSELGVGGKINTGGKLYRFQGRTAGDFQLTGFDGQPVSLASYRGKVVVLNFWGSWCPPCQDEASVLQAFAQRHANSNVVLLGIDLWEQSEADARDFIAKFGLAYPNALDSTGHVAIEYGVSGVPETFVIAPDGRLLGKYTGPIKSVEQLESIIRDLGAPLS
- the murA gene encoding UDP-N-acetylglucosamine 1-carboxyvinyltransferase, whose product is MAVVAAARDCIVVRGRTRLHGRVAIGGAKNAALPAMAAALLTEEECTLENVPIIEDVLVMVELLRQLGATVDLDPEQHRVRICAATIHAFEAPPELVARMRASFLVTGPLLARFGCARSIPPGGCQLGSRPVDVDLRGFAKLGATIELVDGAYEMRAGRLRGSEIYMDYPSNTGTYNVLMAATLAQGTTTILNAAAEPEIVNLGNILRDMGARIHGIGTPKLVVQGVDRLRGYRASILPDRLEAGTIAIAAAMTDGEVIIDHVVEDDMAPLTYKLRETGAEVWWAESSMLVRGTGHLRATEIQALPFPGFPTDLQAAFAALLTQAHGRSRIVERIFNDRLRYAAELAKMGARIQVLDKQEALIEGPTPLHGAPVRALDIRSGACLVLAGLVADGETWIHDAYHLRRGYEDLVGKLASLGADIGYANDLAASS
- a CDS encoding F0F1 ATP synthase subunit epsilon, which translates into the protein MAKLRVEVITAERLVYEADDVDMVVAPGAEGMLGILPRHAPLISLLSMGEMRIKKGGAEQSLAIFGGFLEVANNVVRVLADTAERAEEIDEARAEEARQRALARLRERTTEIDRARAEAAFRRAVVRLEVARKRRGRSASLRQEEFPGAGE
- the atpD gene encoding F0F1 ATP synthase subunit beta → MTTAVATGRIVQIQGVVVDVEFPPGHLPEIYNALVVEREGQEPLVLEVQQHLGNDWVRAVAMSTTDGLRRGMPVRDTGGPIMVPVGPVTLGRIFNVVGEPIDEQGPIPPDAERYPIHRPAPSFEEQSTEVEVFETGLKVIDLIAPFTKGGKTGVFGGAGVGKTVIIMELIRNIAAEHGGYSVFCGVGERTREGTQLWGEMHESGVVDKTVLVFGQMNEPPGARLRVGLTGLTMAEYFRDEGRDVLLFIDNIFRFVQAGSEVSALLGRMPSAVGYQPTLGTDMGQLQERITSTKRGSITSVQAIYVPADDYTDPAPATTFAHLDATIALERSIAEQGLYPAVDPLASTSRILDPRVVGQEHYEVAREVQRVLQRYRDLQDIIAILGVEELSEEDKLIVARARKIQRFLSQPMFVAEAFTGRPGRYVPRHETVRGFKEILEGKHDSLPEQAFYMVGTIDEAVERAEEMARQS
- a CDS encoding F0F1 ATP synthase subunit gamma, which translates into the protein MAQAITPREIRRRIRSIRNTAQITRAMEMVSASKMRRAQQAVLAARPYADRIRLMLADLAAIADRADLLRSFPLLSRRPIRRVQVIMITSDRGLAGALNTNVIRRAVEFMTHERPERLEDFEIVAVGRKGRDWLVRYGWPMIAEFTKVGDRPSIEGIRPIAEIATQDFIEGKVDAVFVVYTHFINTLRQEPRVMQLLPIEPPAEAHEITDYIFEPNPQAVLEALLPRFIEVQLYRALLEAVASEHSARMVAMRNATENALELVQELTLTYNKARQAQITREVTEIAAGANALGSLGS
- the atpA gene encoding F0F1 ATP synthase subunit alpha — protein: MSVRATEITEILKQQIEQYGSQMVVSSVGHVVQVGDGIATVHGLRDVMASELVEFTRTGVIGIAFNLQEDSVGVIILGDYTGIEEGDEVRTTGRIASVPVGPALVGRVVNALGEPIDGKGPIQTDKYRPIERIAPGVVKRQNVNTALQTGIKAIDSMIPIGRGQRELIIGDRQTGKTAIAIDTIINQKGQGVICIYVAIGQKRAQVAQTVATLERYGAMEHTIVVAATASDPAPLQYIAPYAGCAMGEEIMESGGHALIVYDDLSKHAWAYRQVSLLMRRPPGREAYPGDIFYLHSRLLERAARLRDDLGGGTLTALPIVETQANDVSAYIPTNVISITDGQIYLEPDLFYAGIRPAINVGLSVSRVGGDAQIRAMRQVAGRLRLELAQFRSLAAFAQFGSDLDPATKRQIDRGLRLTEILKQPQYQPVPVEEQVVIIWVATNGYLDDILVEHCQEFERQYLEYMRTSHPEILRRIATERELKDDLIQQLHTVTKEFKQAIWTPPQARVTV
- the atpH gene encoding ATP synthase F1 subunit delta: MPVAGIARRYAQAAFAVAKEHRAVAEWQRALEAFREALADAQTREFFESPAIPLDAKVQVLDRLFPAQEQRYVRNLLVLLLERGRLHQLDDVITAFTDLALADQGIVQATITTAVELGPNEQAQVQEQLEALLGHRLQITWQVDPAILGGVVIQVDDQVIDASIRTQLQQLHRQLVTAGGIRIAADGRSANAAEQP